A single genomic interval of Camelina sativa cultivar DH55 chromosome 11, Cs, whole genome shotgun sequence harbors:
- the LOC104721703 gene encoding fasciclin-like arabinogalactan protein 5 yields MGLNASLSLFSLTILLVFSKVVAADNITLAFEKYSNFSTMSNLFTQTKLTVPISKYQTITVLAVSNDAISSITNRSDVELKNILMTHVILDYYDELKLQAMREKSIMLTTLYQTTGLGEEMNGFLNVTKMEGRVYFGSAVKNSPLNAEYVSTVYHNPYNLSIIEISMPIVAPGLSLAVLPPPPPPVPIVPSPSPSPIDASMVPAPSPMVNATTAPGPADAASDTVVPKTTPTTDTPEADSPAPAPTADNEKIEAADKAKPSSSACKAGSRFDLILLLAFFVSFAGF; encoded by the coding sequence ATGGGTCTCAATGCctccctttctctcttctccctcaCCATCTTACTTGTCTTCTCTAAGGTCGTTGCAGCTGATAACATCACTCTGGCCTTTGAGAAATACTCCAATTTCAGCACCATGAGCAACCTCTTCACCCAGACTAAACTCACTGTACCCATCAGCAAATACCAAACCATAACCGTGCTTGCTGTTAGCAACGACGCTATCAGCTCCATCACAAACAGATCTGACGTTGAGCTCAAGAACATCCTCATGACTCATGTTATTCTTGACTACTACGATGAGCTCAAGCTTCAGGCGATGAGGGAGAAGAGCATAATGCTTACTACCTTATACCAGACCACTGGATTGGGAGAAGAGATGAATGGTTTCTTGAACGTTACCAAAATGGAAGGAAGAGTTTACTTCGGATCAGCAGTGAAGAACTCACCTTTAAACGCTGAGTATGTCTCAACTGTGTACCACAATCCATACAACCTTTCTATAATTGAGATTAGCATGCCAATCGTGGCTCCTGGACTCAGCCTTGCAGTATtaccacctccaccaccaccggtTCCTATAgttccatctccatctccatctcccaTAGATGCTTCAATGGTTCCTGCTCCATCTCCCATGGTGAATGCTACAACAGCACCAGGACCAGCTGATGCTGCCTCAGATACTGTTGTCCCAAAAACTACACCTACAACAGACACACCGGAGGCTGATTCACCTGCTCCTGCTCCAACCGCAGATAATGAGAAAATTGAAGCTGCTGATAAGGCTaaaccatcttcttctgcttgtaAAGCTGGTTCGAGGTTTGATCTCATTCTCTTGCTAGCATTTTTCGTTAGCTTTGCTGGGTTCTAA